The Paramisgurnus dabryanus chromosome 1, PD_genome_1.1, whole genome shotgun sequence genome includes a window with the following:
- the ccdc167 gene encoding coiled-coil domain-containing protein 167, with product MSKSRTAKKEKISVASEIDSIEERKLRCKNSLERAEFRQRREKLSNDDRQAVEDEMIILNERIQKYEKELQVLRGENRKNMMLSVALLAISALFYYAFMY from the exons ATGAGCAAATCAAGGACTGCCAAGAAAGAGAAAATAAGCGTGGCAAGTGAg ATTGACAGCATTGAGGAGCGCAAATTGCGATGTAAAAACAGCCTGGAGAGGGCTGAGTTCAGACAGAGGAGAGAGAAACTCTCAAATGATGACAG GCAGGCAGTGGAAGATGAAATGATAATATTGAATGAAAGAATACAGAAATACG AAAAGGAGTTGCAGGTGCTCAGAGGGGAAAACAGGAAGAACATGATGCTCTCTGTTGCTCTGCTGGCCATCAGCGCTCTTTTCTATTATGCATTTATGTATTAA